The Nocardioides sp. S5 genome includes a window with the following:
- a CDS encoding class I SAM-dependent methyltransferase yields MDEDEIRKSAQLEQKHWWYAGRRALVRRLVRQVPTGRALDVGCGSAGNTAVLRDLGWSVTGLEYSPAAARLARARQLPVLRGDARHLPFADETFDLVMSTDMWEHVVEDDEVAAEAARVLRPGGRLLVAVPAGMDLWSGHDVALGHVRRYDREGLVALVESVGLHVDDVRSWNVLLRPVAKARRRRHSESESEMEPVHPVLNAGLRTAVAIESMLPVGGRKGISLVVRASKPGPRG; encoded by the coding sequence GTGGACGAGGACGAGATCCGGAAGTCGGCACAGCTCGAGCAGAAGCACTGGTGGTACGCCGGCCGCCGGGCGCTGGTCCGGCGCCTCGTGCGCCAGGTCCCGACCGGCCGCGCCCTCGACGTCGGCTGTGGGTCGGCGGGCAACACCGCCGTGCTCCGCGACCTCGGTTGGTCGGTGACCGGGCTGGAGTACTCCCCCGCGGCGGCGAGGCTCGCCCGTGCCCGCCAGCTCCCGGTGCTGCGCGGCGACGCGCGCCACCTGCCCTTCGCCGACGAGACCTTCGACCTGGTCATGTCGACCGACATGTGGGAGCACGTCGTCGAGGACGACGAGGTGGCCGCGGAGGCCGCGCGCGTGCTGCGCCCGGGCGGGCGCCTGCTCGTCGCGGTCCCGGCAGGGATGGACCTCTGGAGCGGCCACGACGTCGCGCTCGGCCACGTCCGGCGCTACGACCGCGAGGGCCTGGTCGCGCTCGTGGAGTCGGTGGGCCTGCACGTCGACGACGTCCGCTCGTGGAACGTCCTGCTGCGCCCGGTGGCGAAGGCACGACGGCGCCGGCACTCCGAGAGCGAGAGCGAGATGGAGCCGGTGCACCCCGTGCTCAACGCCGGGTTGCGCACCGCCGTCGCGATCGAGTCGATGCTGCCCGTCGGCGGCCGGAAAGGCATCAGCCTCGTGGTCCGGGCGAGCAAGCCCGGACCACGAGGCTGA
- a CDS encoding MoxR family ATPase — protein MVTQEDVDRFAEQFDAMAANIEQALLGKDHLVRLTLTCLVANGHILLEDYPGTGKTMLARALANTIRGSHARIQFTPDLLPSDVTGVTVFDQQTSRFDFHPGAVFHNLLLADEINRASPKTQSALLEVMEEGHVTVDGVTHDVPRPFMVIATQNPIEQAGTYRLPEAQLDRFLVKTSVGYPDADATETLLRGSAIRDRAGLVSPVAGLGDITAMGEVADRIHVDDALIRYVRLVAEATREHPDVRVGLSPRGALALVRVAKVWAAAARRTHVVPQDVATLATPVLNHRLLLRPEAVFGDTTVEAVIDDIVASVAAPTGRG, from the coding sequence ATGGTCACCCAGGAGGACGTCGACAGGTTCGCGGAGCAGTTCGACGCCATGGCGGCCAACATCGAGCAGGCGCTGCTCGGCAAGGACCACCTCGTGCGGCTGACGCTGACCTGCCTGGTCGCCAACGGTCACATCCTGCTCGAGGACTACCCCGGAACGGGCAAGACGATGCTCGCCCGCGCCCTGGCCAACACCATCCGCGGGTCCCACGCCCGCATCCAGTTCACCCCCGACCTGCTGCCCTCGGACGTCACCGGGGTGACGGTCTTCGACCAGCAGACCTCGCGCTTCGACTTCCACCCGGGCGCGGTCTTCCACAACCTGCTCCTGGCAGACGAGATCAACCGCGCCTCGCCCAAGACGCAGTCCGCGCTGCTCGAGGTCATGGAGGAGGGACACGTCACGGTCGACGGGGTGACCCACGACGTGCCCCGTCCCTTCATGGTGATCGCCACGCAGAACCCGATCGAGCAGGCCGGGACCTACCGGCTGCCGGAGGCCCAGCTCGACCGCTTCCTCGTCAAGACCTCCGTGGGCTACCCCGACGCGGACGCCACCGAGACGCTGCTGCGCGGCAGCGCCATCCGCGACCGTGCGGGCCTGGTGTCCCCGGTGGCGGGCCTCGGTGACATCACGGCGATGGGCGAGGTGGCCGACCGCATCCACGTCGACGACGCGCTCATCCGCTACGTCCGGCTCGTCGCGGAGGCGACCCGGGAGCACCCCGACGTACGGGTGGGTCTCTCCCCCCGCGGCGCGCTCGCCCTCGTCCGGGTCGCCAAGGTGTGGGCCGCCGCCGCACGCCGCACGCACGTCGTCCCCCAGGACGTCGCGACCCTGGCCACCCCCGTCCTCAACCACCGGCTCCTGCTGCGTCCCGAGGCCGTGTTCGGCGACACCACGGTGGAGGCGGTGATCGACGACATCGTCGCGTCGGTCGCCGCGCCCACCGGACGCGGGTGA